The genome window ATACAATTTTGATGATACCAAGGGTAGCAAAACCTCCTGCTATCAATTGCAAAAGCGGCGGCAGGGTTTCCATAAAGTCGATGATGGCTTGTATCAGAGGGTCCATGTGAATCTCTTAAAGTTAAAGTTAACCCCTCCCGGCCTCCCCTTCGTAAGGAGACCTTTGCGTAAGGCACTATTGGGAGCCAGGTAGTTATTTTCTGTTTTTTTGGGTGGGGGTTCTAATGTTATTCGATTGTTTGATGTGTATTTCCTGCCCTTTTTCAGGGTTCCTGTAGTCTCAGGCAGGCTCTTTGCCTTCGTTTGTCAGGTTTTCGATAGTACCAGGGCGCGTTTTATGTTCATTGCCATGCAGGCCAATGTGATTTGAGCGGCGGTCCGTTGCAAGCCAATGTACCGGCTTCGCCTCAGCCGGTAATGGTTCTTGAGGATGCCGAAGACATGCTCCACCGGCGCACGCAGTTTGGACATGCGCTTGTTGAACGCGGTCTGTTCCCGGCTCAACGAATGATATTTGTTCGCCCGATGCATCAGCCCCGCAAATACTCCTCTCGCCTCAAGAGCCGCCCGCCTGGAATGCTTATCATAAGCCTTATCCGCATACACCGCCTGCTCATCCCCCATGATCAAAGCATCCGCTGGGGTTGCGTCGTTGATGTTCGCCGGGGTGACGATCACCCGGCGAACGATACCCGTTTTCCGGTCCACCGACGCATGCATCTTATAACCACTAGAGCCCTTCTCCGGATAACGACCATATGAACCCGCTTCCGGATCGACGGATTTTTTCTTGCTCGCAGCCGGAACAAACGATGCGTCCAGCATCGTCCCTTGCTTGATCAATAACCCTCGCGACTCGATCTGCCCGTTCAAGGTCGACAACAATCGTTCATAACGGTCTCCCAACTTCGTTCGGAACCGGCTGATTGTCGAATGGTCCGGCACCGGATCGGACAAACTCAAACCTACAAAACGCCGGAAACTGATCCGATCAGACAGCGCTTCCTCCATGCCAGGGTCCGATAACCCGTACCATTGCTGAAGAAGAAGCGTCTTGAATAAAACCAGAAGAGGATACGATGGCCGACCCGTGCCGGAACTGTATATCCCCGACAACTCACTTGCAATCTCATCCCAGTCCAAAAACTCCTCCGCTTCCGATAGAAAATTCTGCGCACCTGATACCAAACCATCCGCAAAGCTCAATTGACACAGTTTCCTCTGCATCGAAAAACCTCCCGTTACATTCAATAAGTCCTCAAACAAACCAATTATAACCCATGACCTCTGCTGCCTTACGCAAAGGTCTCCTTCGTAAGGGGAGGAGGTTGTTGGAAGTTTTCCAACTGGAAGGAAAAAATTTACCCTGACCCGGTGAAGGGGCCTTGATTCCCCTCCTTGC of Nitrospinota bacterium contains these proteins:
- a CDS encoding IS5 family transposase encodes the protein MQRKLCQLSFADGLVSGAQNFLSEAEEFLDWDEIASELSGIYSSGTGRPSYPLLVLFKTLLLQQWYGLSDPGMEEALSDRISFRRFVGLSLSDPVPDHSTISRFRTKLGDRYERLLSTLNGQIESRGLLIKQGTMLDASFVPAASKKKSVDPEAGSYGRYPEKGSSGYKMHASVDRKTGIVRRVIVTPANINDATPADALIMGDEQAVYADKAYDKHSRRAALEARGVFAGLMHRANKYHSLSREQTAFNKRMSKLRAPVEHVFGILKNHYRLRRSRYIGLQRTAAQITLACMAMNIKRALVLSKT